GCCGATGTAAAGGTGTTTTCAAAAGAGAGTGTGATACCTTACTCAAAAATGCTTCTTCCTTATATACTTACAAGCAATGTTGAAGCCAATATGTTTTACCCAATAGGAGACGACTTGTTTTTGGAGAAGGAGATTGTTGAGCTTGATGCAGATGAGAAATACATAAAGGATAAGAGTAATTGGAAATATTATTACGACAAGCTCATAATCGCAACGGGTGCTGATGCCAAAAAACCTTCGTTTGAAGGTGATTACGATGCCGATAAAATTATAACCATAAGGTATTTAAATGACATCTATAAGATTCGGGACTTGATAAGGCAGGCTTCTTTTAGGCGAGTGGTTATAGTTGGTGCAGGTCTTGTTAGTATGGAGATGGGACATGCTTTGTCCATGGCTGGCTTTGATGTGCGTTTTGTCGTTGGTTCAAACAGAATCTTATCTCAGATACTCAATAAATCTTCTGCCGATTTTGTTGAGAAAATCATAACGGATAACCACAGGGTTGAGTTTTATAAACAGGATGGTATTGAGACAATAAATAGTTATAACGATGGACTTATTGTTAAGTTGAAAAGCTCAAAAGAGATAGAGTGTGATTTTGTTGTTGTTGGTCGTGGCGTTAGTCCGAATGTCTCATTTTTGAGTGGAGATTTTAGTGATGGCGTGGAAGTTGATGAGTTTTTAAAAACAGGGTTTAGAGATGTCTATGCTGTTGGAGATGTGGCAAAGAGCTATGATGCTGTGGTTAACAAGAAGATTTCACATGCCATCTGGCCTGTTGCGATAGAAGAAGCAGAAATAGCGGCAAGGAATGTTTTAGGATTTGATATGACCGAAGAGCCGCAGATAACAAGAAATGTGTTGCCTGTTTTTGGTATGAATATATTTACGGCAGGTGTCTCCAAGCTTGAAGAGTATGATGGCATTTTAGAAGATTATAGCGACGGTTTGAGAAGAATTCTGTTCAAAGACGGCATGCTTGATGGTTTTGTGTTTGTTGGCGATGTT
This genomic stretch from Hippea alviniae EP5-r harbors:
- a CDS encoding NAD(P)/FAD-dependent oxidoreductase, with amino-acid sequence MIAIVGGSIAAFVAYRTIKKYQPDADVKVFSKESVIPYSKMLLPYILTSNVEANMFYPIGDDLFLEKEIVELDADEKYIKDKSNWKYYYDKLIIATGADAKKPSFEGDYDADKIITIRYLNDIYKIRDLIRQASFRRVVIVGAGLVSMEMGHALSMAGFDVRFVVGSNRILSQILNKSSADFVEKIITDNHRVEFYKQDGIETINSYNDGLIVKLKSSKEIECDFVVVGRGVSPNVSFLSGDFSDGVEVDEFLKTGFRDVYAVGDVAKSYDAVVNKKISHAIWPVAIEEAEIAARNVLGFDMTEEPQITRNVLPVFGMNIFTAGVSKLEEYDGILEDYSDGLRRILFKDGMLDGFVFVGDVYDFGEYVNIMRKRVNIKGVEKALLFSSKAAKL